From Saimiri boliviensis isolate mSaiBol1 chromosome 9, mSaiBol1.pri, whole genome shotgun sequence, a single genomic window includes:
- the TUBB1 gene encoding tubulin beta-1 chain, protein MREIVHIQIGQCGNQIGAKFWEMIGEEHGIDSAGSDRGASALQLERISVYYNEAYGRKYVPRAVLVDLEPGMMDSIRSSKLGALFQPNSFVHGNFGAGNNWAKGHYTEGAELIENVLEVVRHESESCDCLQGFQIVHSLGGGTGSGMGTLLMNKIREDYPDRIMNSFSVMPSPKVSDTVVEPYNAVLSIHQLIENADACFCIDNEALYDICFRTLKLTTPTYRDLNHLVSLTMSGITTSLRFPGQLNADLRKLAVNMVPFPRLHFFMPGFAPLMAQGSQQYRALSVAELTQQMFDARNTMAACDPRRGRYLTVACIFRGKMSTKEVDQQLLSVQTRNSGCFVEWIPNNVKVAVCDIPPQGLSMAATFIGNNTAIQEIFNRVSEHFSAMFKRKAFVHWYTSEGMDINEFGEAESNIHDLVSEYQQFQDAKAVLEENEEVTEEAEMEPEDKGH, encoded by the exons ATGCGTGAAATTGTCCACATTCAGATTGGCCAGTGTGGCAACCAGATCGGAGCCAAG TTCTGGGAGATGATTGGTGAGGAGCATGGGATCGACTCAGCTGGGAGTGACCGCGGGGCCTCGGCCTTGCAGCTGGAGAGAATCAGCGTGTACTACAACGAAGCCTACG GTAGGAAATATGTGCCCCGAGCAGTCTTGGTGGACCTAGAACCTGGGATGATGGACAGCATTCGATCTAGCAAATTAGGAGCCCTCTTTCAACCCAACAGTTTTGTCCATG GTAACTTTGGGGCTGGCAACAACTGGGCCAAAGGCCATTACACGGAGGGAGCTGAGCTGATCGAGAATGTCCTGGAGGTGGTGAGGCACGAGAGCGAGAGCTGTGACTGCCTGCAGGGCTTCCAGATTGTCCACTCCCTGGGCGGGGGCACAGGCTCCGGGATGGGCACTCTGCTCATGAACAAGATCAGGGAGGACTACCCGGACCGGATCATGAATTCCTTCAGTGTCATGCCTTCCCCCAAGGTGTCGGACACAGTGGTGGAGCCCTACAACGCGGTCTTGTCTATCCACCAGCTGATTGAGAATGCAGATGCCTGTTTCTGCATTGACAATGAGGCCCTCTACGACATCTGCTTCCGTACCCTCAAGCTGACGACACCCACCTACAGGGATCTCAACCACCTGGTGTCCTTGACCATGAGTGGCATAACCACCTCCCTCCGGTTCCCGGGTCAGCTCAACGCAGACCTGCGCAAGCTGGCAGTGAACATGGTCCCCTTCCCCCGCCTGCACTTCTTCATGCCTGGCTTTGCCCCGCTCATGGCCCAGGGCAGCCAGCAGTACCGGGCCCTCTCCGTGGCCGAGCTCACCCAGCAGATGTTCGACGCTCGCAACACCATGGCTGCTTGTGACCCCCGCCGTGGCCGCTACCTAACAGTGGCCTGCATCTTCCGGGGCAAGATGTCCACCAAGGAAGTGGACCAGCAGCTGCTCTCCGTGCAGACCAGGAACAGCGGCTGTTTTGTGGAGTGGATTCCGAACAATGTCAAGGTGGCTGTTTGCGACATCCCGCCCCAGGGGCTGAGCATGGCCGCCACCTTCATTGGCAACAACACAGCCATCCAAGAGATCTTTAATAGGGTCTCTGAGCATTTCTCAGCCATGTTCAAAAGGAAAGCTTTTGTGCACTGGTACACCAGCGAAGGGATGGACATAAACGAGTTTGGGGAAGCTGAAAGTAACATCCATGATTTGGTATCTGAGTACCAACAATTTCAAGATGCCAAAGCAGTTCTAGAGGAAAATGAAGAGGTCACGGAGGAGGCAGAAATGGAGCCAGAAGATAAGGGACATTAA
- the ATP5F1E gene encoding ATP synthase F(1) complex subunit epsilon, mitochondrial, with product MVAYWRQAGLSYIRYSQICAKAVRDALKTEFKANAEKTAGSNVKIVKVKKEQSVP from the exons ATGGTGGCCTACTGGCGACAGGCTGGACTAAG CTACATCCGATATTCCCAGATCTGTGCAAAAGCAGTGAGAGATGCACTGAAGACAGAATTCAAAGCAAATGCCGAGAAGACTGCTGGCAGCAATGTAAAAATTGTGAAAGTAAAGAAGGAACAATCTGT acCCTGA
- the PRELID3B gene encoding PRELI domain containing protein 3B isoform X1, translating to MKIWTSEHVFEVKKWDRSVSHSPVLLILLCHPWETVTTAAMQKYPNPMNPSVVGVDVLDRHIDPSGKLHSHRLLSTEWGLPSIVKSLIGAARTKTYVQEHSVVDPVQKTMELKSTNISFTNMVSVDERLIYKPHPQDPEKTVLTQEAIITVKGVSLSSYLEGLMASTISSNASKGREAMEWVIHKLNAEIEELTASARGSIRTPMAAAAFAEK from the exons ATGAAGATCTGGACATCGGAGCACGTCTTTGA GGTGAAGAAGTGGGACAGGTCAGTGAGCCATAGCCCGGTCCTCCTGATTCTACTTTG CCACCCATGGGAAACTGTTACAACAGCTGCAATGCAGAAATACCCAAACCCTATGAACCCAAGTGTGGTTGGAGTTGATGTGTTGGACAGACATATAGATCCCTCTGGAAAGTTGCACAGCCACAGACTTCTCAGCACAGAGTGGGGACTGCCTTCCATCGTGAAGTCT CTTATTGGTGCAGCAAGAACAAAAACGTATGTGCAAGAACATTCTGTAGTTGATCCTGTACAGAAAACAATGGAACTTAAATCTACTAAT aTTTCATTTACAAATATGGTTTCAGTAGATGAGAGACTTATATACAAACCACATCCTCAGGACCCAGAAAA AACTGTTTTGACTCAAGAAGCTATAATCACTGTGAAAGGAGTTAGCCTCAGCAGTTACCTTGAAGGATTGATGGCAAGTACGATATCCTCCAATGCTAGTAAA GGCCGAGAAGCAATGGAATGGGTAATACACAAATTAAATGCTGAGATTGAAGAACTTACAGCCTCAGCAAGAGGAAGCATACGGACTCCAATGGCTGCAGCAGCATTTGCAGAGAAGTGA
- the PRELID3B gene encoding PRELI domain containing protein 3B isoform X4, producing MQKYPNPMNPSVVGVDVLDRHIDPSGKLHSHRLLSTEWGLPSIVKSLIGAARTKTYVQEHSVVDPVQKTMELKSTNISFTNMVSVDERLIYKPHPQDPEKTVLTQEAIITVKGVSLSSYLEGLMASTISSNASKGREAMEWVIHKLNAEIEELTASARGSIRTPMAAAAFAEK from the exons ATGCAGAAATACCCAAACCCTATGAACCCAAGTGTGGTTGGAGTTGATGTGTTGGACAGACATATAGATCCCTCTGGAAAGTTGCACAGCCACAGACTTCTCAGCACAGAGTGGGGACTGCCTTCCATCGTGAAGTCT CTTATTGGTGCAGCAAGAACAAAAACGTATGTGCAAGAACATTCTGTAGTTGATCCTGTACAGAAAACAATGGAACTTAAATCTACTAAT aTTTCATTTACAAATATGGTTTCAGTAGATGAGAGACTTATATACAAACCACATCCTCAGGACCCAGAAAA AACTGTTTTGACTCAAGAAGCTATAATCACTGTGAAAGGAGTTAGCCTCAGCAGTTACCTTGAAGGATTGATGGCAAGTACGATATCCTCCAATGCTAGTAAA GGCCGAGAAGCAATGGAATGGGTAATACACAAATTAAATGCTGAGATTGAAGAACTTACAGCCTCAGCAAGAGGAAGCATACGGACTCCAATGGCTGCAGCAGCATTTGCAGAGAAGTGA
- the PRELID3B gene encoding PRELI domain containing protein 3B isoform X2, giving the protein MKIWTSEHVFEVKKWDSHPWETVTTAAMQKYPNPMNPSVVGVDVLDRHIDPSGKLHSHRLLSTEWGLPSIVKSLIGAARTKTYVQEHSVVDPVQKTMELKSTNISFTNMVSVDERLIYKPHPQDPEKTVLTQEAIITVKGVSLSSYLEGLMASTISSNASKGREAMEWVIHKLNAEIEELTASARGSIRTPMAAAAFAEK; this is encoded by the exons ATGAAGATCTGGACATCGGAGCACGTCTTTGA GGTGAAGAAGTGGGACAG CCACCCATGGGAAACTGTTACAACAGCTGCAATGCAGAAATACCCAAACCCTATGAACCCAAGTGTGGTTGGAGTTGATGTGTTGGACAGACATATAGATCCCTCTGGAAAGTTGCACAGCCACAGACTTCTCAGCACAGAGTGGGGACTGCCTTCCATCGTGAAGTCT CTTATTGGTGCAGCAAGAACAAAAACGTATGTGCAAGAACATTCTGTAGTTGATCCTGTACAGAAAACAATGGAACTTAAATCTACTAAT aTTTCATTTACAAATATGGTTTCAGTAGATGAGAGACTTATATACAAACCACATCCTCAGGACCCAGAAAA AACTGTTTTGACTCAAGAAGCTATAATCACTGTGAAAGGAGTTAGCCTCAGCAGTTACCTTGAAGGATTGATGGCAAGTACGATATCCTCCAATGCTAGTAAA GGCCGAGAAGCAATGGAATGGGTAATACACAAATTAAATGCTGAGATTGAAGAACTTACAGCCTCAGCAAGAGGAAGCATACGGACTCCAATGGCTGCAGCAGCATTTGCAGAGAAGTGA
- the PRELID3B gene encoding PRELI domain containing protein 3B isoform X3, translated as MKIWTSEHVFDHPWETVTTAAMQKYPNPMNPSVVGVDVLDRHIDPSGKLHSHRLLSTEWGLPSIVKSLIGAARTKTYVQEHSVVDPVQKTMELKSTNISFTNMVSVDERLIYKPHPQDPEKTVLTQEAIITVKGVSLSSYLEGLMASTISSNASKGREAMEWVIHKLNAEIEELTASARGSIRTPMAAAAFAEK; from the exons ATGAAGATCTGGACATCGGAGCACGTCTTTGA CCACCCATGGGAAACTGTTACAACAGCTGCAATGCAGAAATACCCAAACCCTATGAACCCAAGTGTGGTTGGAGTTGATGTGTTGGACAGACATATAGATCCCTCTGGAAAGTTGCACAGCCACAGACTTCTCAGCACAGAGTGGGGACTGCCTTCCATCGTGAAGTCT CTTATTGGTGCAGCAAGAACAAAAACGTATGTGCAAGAACATTCTGTAGTTGATCCTGTACAGAAAACAATGGAACTTAAATCTACTAAT aTTTCATTTACAAATATGGTTTCAGTAGATGAGAGACTTATATACAAACCACATCCTCAGGACCCAGAAAA AACTGTTTTGACTCAAGAAGCTATAATCACTGTGAAAGGAGTTAGCCTCAGCAGTTACCTTGAAGGATTGATGGCAAGTACGATATCCTCCAATGCTAGTAAA GGCCGAGAAGCAATGGAATGGGTAATACACAAATTAAATGCTGAGATTGAAGAACTTACAGCCTCAGCAAGAGGAAGCATACGGACTCCAATGGCTGCAGCAGCATTTGCAGAGAAGTGA